ATAAAATACCTTATGTTGCAACAGCATCTATAGCTTATCCATTTGATTATCAAGCTAAGGTTAAAAAAGCTAAACAAATTCATGGATTCAGATATATTCATTTGCTGTCACCATGTCCTCCTGGATGGCGCTTTGATTCAAGCTTAACAGTAGAGATAGCTAAACTTGCTGTAGAGACTGGTGTTTGGCCATTATTTGAAATAGAAAACGGAGAGTTTAGACTAACTAGTGTAAGTAAAACACTAATTGATAAGAATAATAGAAAACCAGTAATTGAGTACTTGAAACTTCAAGGAAGATTTAGTAAACTAACTGAGGAAGAGATAAAGGAAATACAAGAGTCTATTGATGAAATGTGGGAAGAAATAAAAGCTATGGTTAAAAAATGAATTTCTTTTTTATACGTGCAGATAATAAGATGCTAATAAACCTAGCAAATGAGTTCCTATTGCAGCTGAAATTCCTAAAGTTAGCATTTCTAATCCTTTTTTAGTGGGATTAACTGAACTTAGTAATCCTATTAATGACCCTACGATAAATATTGCAATTCCAGAGACTAAATAGGAGGAAATTACTCCAAGTAATCCTCCAATACCTATTAAGTAGGGAATAACTGGAACTATTGCTCCAGTAATATAAGATAATGCTGTTACTCCAGCACTCTTTTTGGGACTTTCCTCTACTTTAGGTGCAATAATGTCTTCAGCAACGTCAACTAATTGCGGAGAAATATCTAACGCAATATTTTCTTTTATTCCTAATTCAGTGAGGATTCCAGCTAATCTTTTAGACACTTCTTTTCTATCAACTAATTTTTGAATTTCTATCTTTCTCCTTTTGTTTTCATTTATTTCTTTTTCAGACTTAGTAGACAAGTAAGCTCCAATAGCCATAGATAAAGTTCCAGAAGCTCCTATTATCAAACCGGAAATTGCAACTAAGAAAGGAACATTAAATGCACCAGAAAGTCCAGAAGTTGCAGCTAATACTTCAACTAAACCATCACTTATACCGTAAACGAAGTCACTTACGTCTTTAGATTTCACACTAGATATAATTTCCTCATGAACAGCTTCATCAACACTTAGTTCCCTCATTTTCTCCCTTTCTTCTTCACTTAATTCTGGACTCTTCGATAACTCATAGTATTTCTTTATATCACTTTCTTCTCCGCTCTCTAACAATTTTGTTGTTAATTCTAAACCAAAAAGTTTTCTAAAGAATACATAGAAGTTAATTTTAAGCTTATGATACCACTTTAGTTTTTCTAATTTCAGTCCTCTTTTTTCAGCAATTTCTTTCCAAACCTCAGAATGTTTTTTCTCCATATCAGAAAGCTTATAAAGATAAATTCTAGTTAATCTATCCTTTTCAGCATCAGCCAATTTCTTGTAAACTTCACTATCAAATAATTCTTCAAGATAGTTTTTGTTATAGTCCATATGTAATTTATATTCATTCTTATTTAAAAATCTTTCTAATATACCTTTCTTTAACCTATTTTTTGCAATCAATGGTAGAAAAATTTTTATTGTTTTAACCAAAATCTTTTATAAAATGGAATTTAATATCAGTGTTTTGGGGGACTTAGAGAATCCAATTGTTGAATTACCTGGAAGGAGAGCTAGAGCAGAAGAAATATATAAAGAAAGTCCATTATTTGCATTTTTAGTCTCAATACCCCACTGTGTTGCTGTTGCTTTCGAAAGTGTGGCAAAAAAGGAGGGAATAAAAGTAAAAAATTGTAAAGTAAGAGCTAGTTATGAATTGGATGAAAAACAGTTTATGTTAGGTTATCCAGTTATAAAAAAGATAAAAATTTACATTCATAATGAAGGTTGCACTGAAGAGGAATTAAATGAAATTATAACAAAAGTAAAGAGAGAATGTCCAATTTACTTGAGTTTTAGTGAAAAAATTGACATAATACCAAGCTAATCAAACACTATTCTAACATCTACAGCAAAGGCTCCTTTTTCATTCACAAATAACGGATTTATATCCATTTCTTTCACATTTAAGTCCACAATCATTCTTGAAACACTTATCAAAGTTCTTATTAATGAATTCTCATCATACCCTCTTTTTCTAGCAGTTAGCATATCATGTATCTTACTTTCTATTAGTAACTCTTGAGCTTCATCTTCATAAATCGGTGATAAACCATATGCAACATTTTTCAATACTTCTACATAAATTCCTCCACTTCCTACTAATACTACATGACCAAACACTGGATCTCTTAATCCACCAACATAAACTTCTAATCCATTAAGCTGTTCTTGTATCATCACTCTTTTAGTTATTTTTGATAGTTGATTGTATACGTCTTTTACTTGATCCTTCTCTACATTAACTATTACTCCTTTCATCTCTGTTTTGTGTACTGGTTCATCTGGTGAGATTTTCATTACAACTGGATAACCAATAGAGTCTGCCACTCTTTGAGCTTCTTCAACACTTTCAGCAATTCCCCATTTAGGAGTCCTTATGCCATAAATCTCCATTAGTTTCATTGCTTCATAGTCCTTAAGTGTTTTCTTTCCTTTAACTAATTCTACCGCACTTTCTATTGGTTGGATAGTTCTAATTTTCTTTCTCGGAATTGGTTTAGTAACTAAATAACGTATAGCTTTTACGGCATCTTCTGGGAAAGTATAAGCCGGTATTCCCGTTGTTTCAAGTATCTTTAATGCGTTGTCTTCATCAAGTCCCATTGTTACACCAATCATTCCTTTTCCCTTAAAGTTAGAAATAACTCTAGCAACATCAGTACAGCTTACCATGGGTAATGCTTGTACAATAACTAACTTAGTAGAATTTAATTCAGAAACGATTTTCAAAGCCGAGTAATATCTTTCCCTATTTGCGTCTCCAGTCAAGTCTAAGGGATTTCTAGGAACAGAAGTTGGAGGAAGAACTTTTCTTAATTCTTCTTTCATCCAGTCTGGTATTTCAACTAATTTAAGTTTATTCTTTTCTATTTCATCTGAGGTTAAAACGCCGTGTCCACCAGAATTAGTTACTACTAAAATTTCCTCAGTTACGGGTTCAGAATACATTAAAAGTTTAGCCAAGTTTAACAAATCATGCAAATTCTCTACTAATATTCCACCTACAGTTTTTACAGCAGCTTTGAAGACTTCAAAAGAACCAGCTAAACTTCCAGTATGGGTCTTAGCAGCTGCTGCACCATTACTTGTAGTTCCTCCTTTAAGAAAGACTACTGGCTTTCTTTTAGTAGCTTCTGGTAAAGTTTCTAGGAAAGCACTACCATCAGCTACTCCTTCAAGATAAACAAATATTGCTCTAGTTTCTGGGTCTTTCGAAAGATAATCAATGACCTCGTATTCCTTTATATCAGCTTGATTACCTAGACTAACCATGTAACTAATTCCAACTCTGTATTTTTGAGCCCAATTCAACATGTAAACTCCTAAACCACCACTTTGAACGACTAGTGCAATATTTCCTCTTTTAACATCAGTATAAGCGAAAGTTGCATTTAACTCTGGAGTAATTATTCCAAATGTGTTAGGTCCTAAAACCCTTATTCCTCCTTTTCTAGCAATACTTATTACTTCATCCTCTAGCTTAGCCTCTCCTACTTCTCTGAATCCAGCCGTGATAACTATAGATGCCTTAACTCCTTTTTCAACTGATTCTTCCATAACTTGAGGAACAGCTTCCCTTGGCACAGTAATTACTACTAAATCAACGGGATCTGGTATTTCTTTAACACTTTTATATGCTTTTATTCCTTCAACATCTTCTGCTTTAGTATTTACTGGAAATAGTTTTCCATGATAGGTGTAAAGTAAATTACGAAATACAACATTACCTACTTTCTCTTTATATCGCGAAGCACCAATTACTGCTATGCTCTTTGGTTTAAATAACGCATCAAGTTCCATAGTTTAAATTAGAGAAATTAAAATAAATTTTTTATGACAAGTGTTAAGATCAGAAATTAACGTTAGAAAAAAGTGTAAAATTATTTAAATCTAGTCGTAAATTGTAATACTCTAGTATTTCAAGTATATTTTAGACTCTCTTAGGTTTTGAATACACAGAGAATAGGCTTAAAACTTATAGGATTTAGTATCGTTTAGTGATCTTTAATTTAACTCAAAACATAAATATTGTTTGTAGAATTTAAAAATATATTATTCAGTATGCATCACTAATTAAAAATAAATTCTGGTAGTCATAAAGTATTCCATGCATAGTAAAAAAGGGTTATCTACAACTGTAATTGCAATAATTGTAGTTGTAATTATAATAATTGCGGCAGTAGCAGCATATTTAGTTACCTCTCATCACCCAACTCCAGTAACACCAAGTACGACAACAGCTCCAGTTACATTAACAGTTGTAACGTTCTCTGGGGAATCAGCAGAATTTATACAATATGAAGGTAAACTTTTCTCAGAATCTCATCCAGGCGTTACAGTTCAAGTTATTCAATATCCTTTCAGTGAATATATTGATAAGGAACTTTCAGCATTAGAATCTCGTTCTACTCAATATGATATTATAGGATTTACTTCTACCTCGGCACAAGAAGTTGCTCCCTATTTAGTTCCTCTTAATTTATCTGATTTTAATATTTCTGATTTAATAATGCCACAAGAAGATTTTGGCGGAATAATATACAATACTACTACTCACCAGAATGAGACTATAGGTATTGCATATGAAACAGCAATTTACCTTATTGCATATAAGACTTCAATATTCGATAATACGACATTGCAAGAGGAGTTTTACCAAGAATATCATATGAACTTTACTCCTACCACTTGGCAAAACTGGACTGTAGTGATTAATGTTGACCAATTTTTAACTTCTCACAATATAACAAAATATGGATTCTTAATTGACGATCATGAAGAGCACGGAATTATTGATGCCTTTCCAGCAATATTTGGATATTATTACTCTAGAGACAGTAGCTTAAATTATGGGCTTATTGGAGGTATACCGGGCTTTAACATAATGTTTGAGGGTAAAGTGTTACCTGGTTATAATTTCCCACTACCTTCATTCAATTCTACAGCTGGAGTAGAAGCTTTAGAAACATATAAAGAATTAGTTTCATATGAAATTCCTCCATCACAAGTTCAAGTATGCTATGGTAACATAGCAGATTATTACCCAGAGGCACCAGGTGCTTTCTTGTTTACCTCTCAATTATCTTCATTAAATTCAACTGAAGCACAAGATACAGCATTGGCTCCATTACCTTCTGGATATGCTGAAACTGGCACTGATTTCTTAGGGATAAGCAAGTATTCCTTACACAAACAATTAGCTTTAGAGTTTCTTGAATTCTTAGTTTCTCCACAAGCACAAGTTAATGCTTTCATATTATTTAGCAAATTCCCTATATCAAAGATGGCATATCAAATGCTTTTATCTAATACATCGATACCCTCATATGAAAGGCAATGGCTAACAGAAGTGTATAAAGCTGCCTTAAATGCGTGGGCGAATCCACCAAATATTCCACCAACATATGAGGAGTTAATACCTTCATTTAATACTCAAGTGTTTAGCTATTTAGAAGGTTCTACAAATAATCCTCAACAAGTACTAAGTACTGCAGCATCAAAATGGATGCAATACTTAGAATCATATTATGGGTAGATAAAATGAGTGTCGAATTAAAAAATGTGACTAAGAAGTATGGGAAAATTTATGCAATAAGAAACGTAAATCTTAAAATAAATAAGGGAGAGTTTTTTGTTCTTTTAGGCCCTTCTGGTTCTGGGAAAACAACCATTTTACGATCAATTGCTGGATTGGAAAAAATTGATGAAGGGAGAATTTTCATTGATAATGAAGATGTAACCCCTTTACCCCCTGGAAAAAGAAACGTAGCTATGGTTTTTCAAAATTTTGCTCTATATCCTAATAAGACAGTTTATGAAAACTTATCTCTTCCAATAGAGAACCTAAATAAAAGTGAAAGAGAGGAGAGAATAACTGAGGTTGCTAAAAGGTTAGGGATTAGTGATTTACTTAATAGATACCCTTCAGAGCTCTCTGGTGGACAACAGCAAAGAGTTGCGTTAGCTAGGGCTTTAGTTAAAAGGGCCAAAATATTCTTAATGGATGAACCTCTTTCAAATTTAGATGCTCCACAAAGAATTTCAGCTAGGAAACTAATTAAAGATATTCAAATTGAAGAGAGAATTACAACTATTTATGTGACTCATGATCAAACCGAGGCTATGGCAATTGCTGATAGAATAGGAATTATATTTAACGGAAGTTTGATTCAAGTTGGTACTCCAGAAGAAATATATGAAAATCCTGCAAATATTGATGTTGCTATGTTCTTTGGCAACCCACCGATGAGCATTATAGATGGAAAAGTTGTTGATGAAAAAGGTAAGATAGGAGTAAGAGCTGAAGATGTTTCCATTGGTGAAGGGAAATTAAAAGGAGTAGTAAGGGAAGTTGAATTCTGGGGTGATAGGTACTTAGTTTATATTTCAATTAATGGTCAAGAAATAAGAGCATTTTCTAAAATAAAATACAAAATTGGAGAAGAAGTAAATTTCTCATTTTCGAAATATAAGTTATTAGGGGAATAACATGAAATATTCAATTCCTTATTTGGCTTATATAATAGGATTTGGCTTAATTCCATTCTTTTACACTTTTATCTTTTTTGGAGTTCATATTTCTTCCGCATTCAAAAGCTTAACTTTAATTCCTCTTGATCAAGTTATTTATAATACCTTTTTCTTCTCCTTTTTTACAGCCCTTTTCTCGTCAATAATCGGATTAATCCTAGCTATAGCCGTTGATATCTTACCTAAGGGTAAAAGAATCATTTCGCTCTTGATCATGTTACCTTACACAATTCCTTTTACTTCTTCGGCCTTAATTTGGACTATAAGTCTTTATGGAAAGTATGGTTGGTTCACTTACTTTTTAGGTTTAAATTATGATCCTCTCTATTTTTCCTCAACGGCATTATATGCTGTAACTATGGTAAGTGTATGGACTTCAATTCCTTTGTCTTTCCTAATCATACTTTCCTCTTTAAGATCGGTACCTAATTATGTAAAAGAGTCTGCTCAGATTGACAATCTTACACTTTCACAGTATTATAGTAAGATAGCAATTCCCATGGTAGGAAAGGCTTTTTGGCTATCATTTCTTCTAGAGTTTATATTTGCATTAGGTAACTTTGATTTACCATATGTAATGACTCAAGGAGGACCAGGATTTTCCACTACCACACTTCCTTTATTAGTTTATTACGAGATTTTTCAATTAGGTAGTTTTTCAGGAGGCTCTATTATAGCTGCCTTATTGAGCGTTTTTGCCACTATACCGGCTATCTTAGTTCTACTTCTTATAAGAAGTAAAAGAAGTGGACTTAAAGCATTTAACTTGAAGATTCCAGATAAGATTTTCAAAACAATAATGTATTTAATTCTAGCTTTATTCCTTATTTTCTTAGATTTTCCAGTATATTGGATGTTTTTAGTAGCGTTTAGAAGTTCAGTTCTTAACTTTAAATATCCTCCAATATTGCTTCCAGAGTTTTTAACTGATAAATATTTCGTTCAAGCGTTCTATTCTGCAATTCCTTACTTAATATCAAGTGTAATAGTAGCTATATTAGCCTCAATTATAACGATATTTATTTCCTTACCAGCAGGTTATGAAGTATCTAGAGGAAAATTAAGATGGGTATTACCATTATCTATTTACCTTTATTCTTTACCTTCAACGTCTTTTATAATTCCTTTATTCCTTTTCTTCTCCTACACAAATTTGACAAACACTTGGTGGTCTTTAATCCTCTCTACTCCGATATTTACAGCAACGTTTGCTGTTTGGGTATTTTTTAACTACTTTTTAAGTTTCCCTAAAGCTTATGATGATGCAGCAGAGGTTTTTCAAATAAAAAGGAAATTAACTAGAATTATAATGCCACTCTCAAGAACCTCATTGTTTTCAATATTTCTCCTTTCATTTATATTTAATTGGCATTTACTCTTTTATCCATTAATACTTACAGAAACACCTTATAATTTCTCATTTCCCCCGCAAGGTGCAGAGACAGTGACAATCTTTGCCTTATTAGCTATAGGAGATGAATCAATAAATTGGGGTCTTTTAGCATCTTCAGCTTTAGTAGCAGCCTTACCAGTTATGATAGTAACGATTATTTCGTTAGACAGAGTGTTAAAAGGGGAGTATGGAGGTGGATTAAAGTTTATTTAATAATCACAATTAGCTAAAAAAGAACAAATATAAAAAAGATAAGTAAAAGAGAAGATATTGACGAAATACTTTATTAATGAAGTTTTTCCTAACTTAGGTATTATCCTTGTGTTACACCTTTCTGACGATATATGTTAGAATGTTTTTATATGCTAAATGAAGATGAATTTTTACCAAAACCGATTAAAACTATGTATGACTTTTTATTTACTTTGTTTTATTATCAAAAGGATGATTTTTTGGAGTACCATTTAGGGTGAGGAGAAAGACAGATCACTTCCTAAGTTTATTATACTCTTTAAAATAATAGTATAGGACTATACTAGGATTATCTAATTTCTTTAGGTTAAATTCTGATTATAAATTGGTTTGTAATATGTGAAAAGGAAGATAAAGTAAAACTACAAAAGATTAATTAAATTCCTAATTAACTCTTTATACTTTCTTATGATGGATTGATCTAAATTAGCTTCATGAAATCCTTCAACGTGTAGGATCCATGCAATTTTCCACCAGTCTTTAATTTTAACGTAAAAGAAGACAACTCTTCCACAGCGATAAATAAATACTCTGATTTCCAGTGATTCATTTGCTTAACTTTTCTGAGAATATTCAGATTATGTTTCATGGATAAAAGCTTTATTGCTTCTTCTGCTGCTTTGTAGTATTTTTGCTTGCTTGTATTAAGTCTCCTTTTTCAAGTAACTCATCAGCCTCTTTCAAGTATACGTCTGCAGAAGTTTCAATAAGCACATTTATTATTAAATTTTGTAGGTAAAAATATTTTCCTTAATGTTTAGGAAGGAATCAATCTCGTAATTAACTAGTTATTGTACTTATTAAATTAAGATTTTTATTTATTATAATATCTACTCGAAAGTATAATAGTGAAACTCATTTTGCGTCTTCAAAAACTTCATAATAATTGAGATAGCCTCTTCTTTGTATATTTCCAAATTAATACTTGGTGGTATCCAACCATTACATTCCATTTTAAGTATTTCATCTCTTATATCTCCCATCTTTTTTGCTAAATTCTTAATATCTTTATTTTCATATCCTAAAGATTCAATTAGATTTCTAGTAGTTCTTACCATCTTTCTTAGTTCATGAAAGTCGTTTATTCCATCAATTTTAGAGTATATTCTAAGAATTCTGTTAAATATTAGAAGTCTACTTCCAAATATTTTCGGGGGTAAATAGCATAAAGAGATTCTCTGAATTTTTTTAATTGCTTTTTTTGCTAAAATGTCTCTGTTCTCTTTTCTATTACAAATATCCATATCCCTAACTTTTCCTAAAATTGAAATAACTTCTTTAGCTAGAAACAAACACTCACTATTTTCATAAACCGGATATAATGATGAAAGTACATCATAATATTTCCTTAAACTTACTCTAGCATCATGTATACTATCTGGGTCAATATCTTTTATTTTTAGAGACTGTTTAAGTTGGGTATTTGCATATACTTCAGGGCGTAATAGCTTCAATTCTGCTCACTATTTCTTTATGAACCTCATTAAATTCTCTATCTGTATAAATTATATTATTTTTCTCAGATAGAGAAACTAATGCGCTCTGAAACTTGTCTATGTAATCTGCGTATGCCATAAATACGTCATCTTTTATACAAATATCTATTCCAGCACTCAAAGGATCTAAATAACCTCTTTTCTTAATTATTCTCTTCATTATCTCCTCTGGCCTTGATATTAGAGAGAAATACACAGTTGACTTAGGAAATATTGAAAGCACATCGTTCATCCATTCTCTTTCTAAACCTCTAGCCAAACCCCATGACATTAAAGTTAAAACATAACCATCAGCTAAGGCAATAAATCCGGCCTCCAATGATGGTTTAACATAATTTTCTATTTGGTCAGCTAAATCTGTAACGTAAGCTAAGAATAATGTTCTTCTCTCAAACACAATGTTTCTCTTTACTTGTGCAATTCTTTCTCCAATTAATTTTGACATTTGTAATCCAAATACAATTACACCATACCCTTCTTTTTCTAAGTACTTTTTGACAGCTTCTAAATGCATTGTCCTTCCAGATCCTTCTATTCCTTCAAATGCTATTATCAATTAATTCACCTACAATTTTTCTAATTTCCATTTGAACTTCTTTTGGTGACTTTACACCATCTATAATAATAAAGTTAGGTTCATCTTTTGCTATTTTGTCATAAACTTCCGTAATTAAACCTTGGTATCTAAGAAATCCTTCCTCTAGAGACAAATTTGGAAATATATCGGAACCAGCTTCTTGGGGTTTTATCTTCCTTTTCGATTTCTTTATCCTTTCTAATGCTACTTCAGGTGGAACTCTTATATAAAAAGTCACGTCCGGTTTAACTGCAAAAGAATAAAGCTTTTTTACCCAATTTATATCAACACCCCTAACACTATCCCTAGCATAAGCAGTATAAATATATCTATCTGAAATTACAACGAAGCCAGTTTTTAGCATGGGTAAAATGTATCTCTCATATCTATCTGTAAAGTCGGTAGCATGAATAAGGCTAAAAGTCAAAGGAGTGAGTAAGTCTTTCTTCTTAGCTTCCTTTATTATATCATGAATCCAATCTGATGAATTCCATTCTGTAAGATATACATCCCTTTTCATTTCAACCCAGTCTTTTAATAAGCTAGCTTGGCTAGACTTTCCTGAACCGTCTATACCTTCAAAGGCAATTAATACACCTTTCATATCTTTACACCATCAACATATTTGTCTACTAAATTTTTCACAATATTTCCTAAACTATTTATTTCCTTTTTATGAACATCTATTTGTTTTAAAAACTTTAACTGTTTCTTTTTAACTTTTCTATGAGCAGATTTACAAATTAAACTAATGAGATAAGCCTCTTCTAGTGTGAATCCCGGTAAGACAGCATTCTTCATAAACCTATAACAAGCCTCAAAAGGATTAAGATAACCGGCCTGTTTGAAAACTAGAGAAAGATAAGAGGCTGAGGCAACAAAATATGAAAGTTTTCCATCAAAGAAATTCATTGCATCTATCATTATTTCTTTTGGAGGTTCTAAAGCGTGATAATAAGCAATTGCATCTAACCAATCATCTCTGGTTAATGTAAAACCTTCAGTCGCCACTCCTTCTCTCATACCATAAGCTGAAACTATCAAAGTGTTAGCATTAAAGTATTTCATTAATTCGTTAACAATAATACTAGCTGTATGAATTGTTAAAGCTCTATCCTTACTTATCCCGGGTATGGAGGCTCTAGCGTCTATATCTAATGAAGGAAGTAATGATGAGTACTTTTCAATGCTTGATAAAGAGATTGAATAACCATGAATA
The nucleotide sequence above comes from Sulfurisphaera javensis. Encoded proteins:
- a CDS encoding ABC transporter substrate-binding protein; its protein translation is MHSKKGLSTTVIAIIVVVIIIIAAVAAYLVTSHHPTPVTPSTTTAPVTLTVVTFSGESAEFIQYEGKLFSESHPGVTVQVIQYPFSEYIDKELSALESRSTQYDIIGFTSTSAQEVAPYLVPLNLSDFNISDLIMPQEDFGGIIYNTTTHQNETIGIAYETAIYLIAYKTSIFDNTTLQEEFYQEYHMNFTPTTWQNWTVVINVDQFLTSHNITKYGFLIDDHEEHGIIDAFPAIFGYYYSRDSSLNYGLIGGIPGFNIMFEGKVLPGYNFPLPSFNSTAGVEALETYKELVSYEIPPSQVQVCYGNIADYYPEAPGAFLFTSQLSSLNSTEAQDTALAPLPSGYAETGTDFLGISKYSLHKQLALEFLEFLVSPQAQVNAFILFSKFPISKMAYQMLLSNTSIPSYERQWLTEVYKAALNAWANPPNIPPTYEELIPSFNTQVFSYLEGSTNNPQQVLSTAASKWMQYLESYYG
- a CDS encoding VIT1/CCC1 transporter family protein, encoding MDYNKNYLEELFDSEVYKKLADAEKDRLTRIYLYKLSDMEKKHSEVWKEIAEKRGLKLEKLKWYHKLKINFYVFFRKLFGLELTTKLLESGEESDIKKYYELSKSPELSEEEREKMRELSVDEAVHEEIISSVKSKDVSDFVYGISDGLVEVLAATSGLSGAFNVPFLVAISGLIIGASGTLSMAIGAYLSTKSEKEINENKRRKIEIQKLVDRKEVSKRLAGILTELGIKENIALDISPQLVDVAEDIIAPKVEESPKKSAGVTALSYITGAIVPVIPYLIGIGGLLGVISSYLVSGIAIFIVGSLIGLLSSVNPTKKGLEMLTLGISAAIGTHLLGLLASYYLHV
- a CDS encoding OsmC family protein; protein product: MEFNISVLGDLENPIVELPGRRARAEEIYKESPLFAFLVSIPHCVAVAFESVAKKEGIKVKNCKVRASYELDEKQFMLGYPVIKKIKIYIHNEGCTEEELNEIITKVKRECPIYLSFSEKIDIIPS
- a CDS encoding ABC transporter permease subunit; protein product: MKYSIPYLAYIIGFGLIPFFYTFIFFGVHISSAFKSLTLIPLDQVIYNTFFFSFFTALFSSIIGLILAIAVDILPKGKRIISLLIMLPYTIPFTSSALIWTISLYGKYGWFTYFLGLNYDPLYFSSTALYAVTMVSVWTSIPLSFLIILSSLRSVPNYVKESAQIDNLTLSQYYSKIAIPMVGKAFWLSFLLEFIFALGNFDLPYVMTQGGPGFSTTTLPLLVYYEIFQLGSFSGGSIIAALLSVFATIPAILVLLLIRSKRSGLKAFNLKIPDKIFKTIMYLILALFLIFLDFPVYWMFLVAFRSSVLNFKYPPILLPEFLTDKYFVQAFYSAIPYLISSVIVAILASIITIFISLPAGYEVSRGKLRWVLPLSIYLYSLPSTSFIIPLFLFFSYTNLTNTWWSLILSTPIFTATFAVWVFFNYFLSFPKAYDDAAEVFQIKRKLTRIIMPLSRTSLFSIFLLSFIFNWHLLFYPLILTETPYNFSFPPQGAETVTIFALLAIGDESINWGLLASSALVAALPVMIVTIISLDRVLKGEYGGGLKFI
- a CDS encoding ABC transporter ATP-binding protein, with the protein product MSVELKNVTKKYGKIYAIRNVNLKINKGEFFVLLGPSGSGKTTILRSIAGLEKIDEGRIFIDNEDVTPLPPGKRNVAMVFQNFALYPNKTVYENLSLPIENLNKSEREERITEVAKRLGISDLLNRYPSELSGGQQQRVALARALVKRAKIFLMDEPLSNLDAPQRISARKLIKDIQIEERITTIYVTHDQTEAMAIADRIGIIFNGSLIQVGTPEEIYENPANIDVAMFFGNPPMSIIDGKVVDEKGKIGVRAEDVSIGEGKLKGVVREVEFWGDRYLVYISINGQEIRAFSKIKYKIGEEVNFSFSKYKLLGE
- a CDS encoding dTMP kinase encodes the protein MIIAFEGIEGSGRTMHLEAVKKYLEKEGYGVIVFGLQMSKLIGERIAQVKRNIVFERRTLFLAYVTDLADQIENYVKPSLEAGFIALADGYVLTLMSWGLARGLEREWMNDVLSIFPKSTVYFSLISRPEEIMKRIIKKRGYLDPLSAGIDICIKDDVFMAYADYIDKFQSALVSLSEKNNIIYTDREFNEVHKEIVSRIEAITP
- a CDS encoding acetate--CoA ligase family protein; the encoded protein is MELDALFKPKSIAVIGASRYKEKVGNVVFRNLLYTYHGKLFPVNTKAEDVEGIKAYKSVKEIPDPVDLVVITVPREAVPQVMEESVEKGVKASIVITAGFREVGEAKLEDEVISIARKGGIRVLGPNTFGIITPELNATFAYTDVKRGNIALVVQSGGLGVYMLNWAQKYRVGISYMVSLGNQADIKEYEVIDYLSKDPETRAIFVYLEGVADGSAFLETLPEATKRKPVVFLKGGTTSNGAAAAKTHTGSLAGSFEVFKAAVKTVGGILVENLHDLLNLAKLLMYSEPVTEEILVVTNSGGHGVLTSDEIEKNKLKLVEIPDWMKEELRKVLPPTSVPRNPLDLTGDANRERYYSALKIVSELNSTKLVIVQALPMVSCTDVARVISNFKGKGMIGVTMGLDEDNALKILETTGIPAYTFPEDAVKAIRYLVTKPIPRKKIRTIQPIESAVELVKGKKTLKDYEAMKLMEIYGIRTPKWGIAESVEEAQRVADSIGYPVVMKISPDEPVHKTEMKGVIVNVEKDQVKDVYNQLSKITKRVMIQEQLNGLEVYVGGLRDPVFGHVVLVGSGGIYVEVLKNVAYGLSPIYEDEAQELLIESKIHDMLTARKRGYDENSLIRTLISVSRMIVDLNVKEMDINPLFVNEKGAFAVDVRIVFD
- the tmk gene encoding dTMP kinase, producing the protein MKGVLIAFEGIDGSGKSSQASLLKDWVEMKRDVYLTEWNSSDWIHDIIKEAKKKDLLTPLTFSLIHATDFTDRYERYILPMLKTGFVVISDRYIYTAYARDSVRGVDINWVKKLYSFAVKPDVTFYIRVPPEVALERIKKSKRKIKPQEAGSDIFPNLSLEEGFLRYQGLITEVYDKIAKDEPNFIIIDGVKSPKEVQMEIRKIVGELIDNSI
- a CDS encoding CHAD domain-containing protein, translating into MKLLRPEVYANTQLKQSLKIKDIDPDSIHDARVSLRKYYDVLSSLYPVYENSECLFLAKEVISILGKVRDMDICNRKENRDILAKKAIKKIQRISLCYLPPKIFGSRLLIFNRILRIYSKIDGINDFHELRKMVRTTRNLIESLGYENKDIKNLAKKMGDIRDEILKMECNGWIPPSINLEIYKEEAISIIMKFLKTQNEFHYYTFE